In one Accipiter gentilis chromosome 4, bAccGen1.1, whole genome shotgun sequence genomic region, the following are encoded:
- the NDUFA4 gene encoding cytochrome c oxidase subunit NDUFA4, protein MFRVMVSHARKHPSLIPLFLIIGSGGVGAALYLMRLAVFNPDVCWDKKNNPEPWNKLSPSDQYKFYSVNVDYSRLKKDRPDF, encoded by the exons ATGTTTCGCGTTATGGTCAGCCACGCCAGGAAGCACCCCAGC TTGATCCCTCTGTTTTTGATCATTGGATCTGGAGGTGTTGGCGCAGCCCTGTATCTCATGCGTTTGGCAGTGTtcaaccctgatgtctg CTGGGAcaagaaaaataatccagaacCTTGGAACAAACTGTCTCCCAGTGACCAGTACAag TTCTACTCGGTTAATGTAGACTACAGTAGACTGAAAAAGGACCGTCCTGACTTCTGA